One window of the Puntigrus tetrazona isolate hp1 chromosome 13, ASM1883169v1, whole genome shotgun sequence genome contains the following:
- the mgme1 gene encoding mitochondrial genome maintenance exonuclease 1 isoform X1 gives MAMTMQLLKLVIQRKCVRSMGFPSGQFSRVDNFSASCQWRARKKVSQYSTVDTERYSSLVREVLSLKISSQTPESIEDEDYELYGPIIRSRPPSQQSKAPKNLHPLLNEAKGQSEYVPGPLARITLQRDSNNTSIPSVTRILQNTMPPDQAFYLERWKRRMIAELGEEGFREYSSNLFRQGKLFHAAIEDTFTQDTPAKEDHECPEEVSGYIESVSNVLNDITGVRAIESVVHHSALRYLGIVDCVAEYRGSLCVIDWKTSEKPKPFLHQTYDNPLQVAAYIGALNCDHNYNYQVKNGLIVVAYKDGSPAHAHFLNSEQIMPFWKKWLLRLEEYAEK, from the exons ATGGCGATGACAATGCAATTATTGAAGCTGGTGATTCAACGCAAGTGTGTGAGATCAATGGGCTTCCCCTCTGGTCAGTTCTCGCGTGTGGACAACTTTTCAGCCAGCTGTCAATGGCGAGCACGCAAAAAGGTCAGTCAGTACAGCACAGTGGACACAGAGCGGTACTCATCTCTGGTACGAGAGGTGTTGTCGTTAAAAATCAGCTCCCAGACTCCTGAAAGCATCGAGGACGAAGACTACGAGCTGTACGGACCTATAATAAGATCCAGACCGCCTTCACAACAGTCCAAAGCACCTAAAAACCTGCATCCACTGTTAAATGAAGCCAAAGGTCAGTCGGAGTATGTTCCGGGACCTTTGGCTCGTATAACATTACAGAGAGACTCTAATAACACATCTATACCCAGTGTGACCCGAATTCTTCAGAACACCATGCCTCCTGACCAAGCCTTTTACCTGGAAAGGTGGAAGAGAAGGATGATTGCTGAACTCGGAGAGGAAGGGTTTCGAGAATACAGCTCGA ACCTTTTCAGACAAGGAAAGTTGTTCCATGCTGCTATTGAGGACACTTTTACTCAGGATACCCCTGCTAAGGAGGACCATGAATGTCCAGAGGAGGTGTCTGGATATATAGAGAGTGTATCTAATGTGTTGAATGATATAACAGGAGTGAGAGCTATTGAGAGTGTTGTGCATCATTCTGCATTACGTTACCTTGGCATTGTAGATTGTGTTGCAGAATACAG AGGTTCACTGTGTGTCATTGATTGGAAGACCTCAGAAAAGCCTAAGCCCTTCCTTCACCAAACTTACGACAATCCATTACAAGTAGCTGCGTACATTGGAGCTTTGAACTGTGACCACAACTACAACTACCAG GTAAAAAACGGCTTAATTGTGGTGGCCTACAAAGATGGATCACCCGCACATGCTCACTTCCTGAACTCAGAGCAGATTATGCCATTCTGGAAGAAATGGCTGCTTCGACTAGAAGAATATGCAGAAAAATAA
- the mgme1 gene encoding mitochondrial genome maintenance exonuclease 1 isoform X2 encodes MAMTMQLLKLVIQRKCVRSMGFPSGQFSRVDNFSASCQWRARKKVSQYSTVDTERYSSLVREVLSLKISSQTPESIEDEDYELYGPIIRSRPPSQQSKAPKNLHPLLNEAKGQSEYVPGPLARITLQRDSNNTSIPSVTRILQNTMPPDQAFYLERWKRRMIAELGEEGFREYSSNLFRQGKLFHAAIEDTFTQDTPAKEDHECPEEVSGYIESVSNVLNDITGVRAIESVVHHSALRYLGIVDCVAEYRGSLCVIDWKTSEKPKPFLHQTYDNPLQVAAYIGALNCDHNYNYQIRCSASYLST; translated from the exons ATGGCGATGACAATGCAATTATTGAAGCTGGTGATTCAACGCAAGTGTGTGAGATCAATGGGCTTCCCCTCTGGTCAGTTCTCGCGTGTGGACAACTTTTCAGCCAGCTGTCAATGGCGAGCACGCAAAAAGGTCAGTCAGTACAGCACAGTGGACACAGAGCGGTACTCATCTCTGGTACGAGAGGTGTTGTCGTTAAAAATCAGCTCCCAGACTCCTGAAAGCATCGAGGACGAAGACTACGAGCTGTACGGACCTATAATAAGATCCAGACCGCCTTCACAACAGTCCAAAGCACCTAAAAACCTGCATCCACTGTTAAATGAAGCCAAAGGTCAGTCGGAGTATGTTCCGGGACCTTTGGCTCGTATAACATTACAGAGAGACTCTAATAACACATCTATACCCAGTGTGACCCGAATTCTTCAGAACACCATGCCTCCTGACCAAGCCTTTTACCTGGAAAGGTGGAAGAGAAGGATGATTGCTGAACTCGGAGAGGAAGGGTTTCGAGAATACAGCTCGA ACCTTTTCAGACAAGGAAAGTTGTTCCATGCTGCTATTGAGGACACTTTTACTCAGGATACCCCTGCTAAGGAGGACCATGAATGTCCAGAGGAGGTGTCTGGATATATAGAGAGTGTATCTAATGTGTTGAATGATATAACAGGAGTGAGAGCTATTGAGAGTGTTGTGCATCATTCTGCATTACGTTACCTTGGCATTGTAGATTGTGTTGCAGAATACAG AGGTTCACTGTGTGTCATTGATTGGAAGACCTCAGAAAAGCCTAAGCCCTTCCTTCACCAAACTTACGACAATCCATTACAAGTAGCTGCGTACATTGGAGCTTTGAACTGTGACCACAACTACAACTACCAG aTTCGCTGCTCTGCATCATATTTGTCAACCTAA